Proteins from a single region of Gemmatimonas sp. UBA7669:
- a CDS encoding DUF4126 domain-containing protein: protein MDLSVIPWEAVLGIAVGFGLAAAAGFRMFVPLLAAGVAAKAGVLELSPGFVWLASTPALAALGTATILEVGAYSVPWLDQLLDVIATPTAVAAGMLAAASVVVDLPPVLKWTAVVLAGGAAGMTQGATVFTRFKSTTLTGGLGNPVVSALELVSAVVTSALAIFLPLLTLVAVLLLLVFFTRRVHGVVFGRGGGLRAGAADEVTPGARPRVPRGPG, encoded by the coding sequence CTGGGTATCGCCGTGGGCTTCGGTCTGGCGGCAGCGGCCGGATTTCGGATGTTCGTGCCGTTGCTGGCCGCCGGTGTGGCTGCAAAAGCCGGCGTGTTGGAGCTCTCACCGGGGTTCGTATGGCTGGCCAGTACGCCGGCGCTGGCGGCACTGGGCACGGCCACGATTCTCGAGGTCGGCGCCTACTCGGTGCCGTGGCTCGATCAGTTGCTCGACGTCATTGCCACGCCAACGGCGGTGGCTGCCGGCATGCTGGCGGCCGCCAGCGTGGTGGTGGACCTGCCACCGGTGCTCAAGTGGACCGCCGTGGTGCTGGCCGGCGGTGCGGCCGGGATGACGCAGGGGGCGACGGTGTTCACGCGCTTCAAGAGCACCACGCTCACCGGAGGCCTTGGCAATCCCGTGGTGTCGGCACTCGAGCTGGTAAGCGCGGTGGTCACGAGCGCGCTCGCGATTTTCCTGCCGCTGCTGACCTTGGTGGCCGTGCTGCTCCTGCTCGTGTTCTTCACACGGCGCGTGCACGGTGTGGTGTTTGGCCGAGGTGGTGGACTGCGGGCGGGTGCGGCAGACGAGGTGACACCGGGGGCGAGGCCGCGGGTGCCGAGGGGGCCTGGCTGA